Proteins from one Pristis pectinata isolate sPriPec2 chromosome 34, sPriPec2.1.pri, whole genome shotgun sequence genomic window:
- the LOC127586027 gene encoding histone H4-like, translating into MTGRGKGGKGLGKGGAKRHRKVLRDNIQGITKPAIRRLARRGGVKRISGLIYEEMRGVLKVFLENVIRDSVTYTEHAKRRTVTALDVVYALKRQGRTLYGFGG; encoded by the coding sequence ATGACTGGTAGAGGCAAAGGGGGTAAAGGACTGGGCAAAGGAGGAGCCAAGCGGCATCGGAAAGTGCTCCGAGATAACATCCAGGGGATCACCAAGCCCGCCATCCGCCGCCTGGCTCGGAGAGGCGGCGTTAAACGCATCTCCGGTCTCATTTACGAGGAGATGCGAGGTGTGCTGAAAGTTTTCTTGGAGAATGTCATCAGGGATTCAGTCACCTACACGGAACACGCCAAGCGCAGGACTGTCACAGCCCTGGATGTTGTCTACGCGCTGAAACGCCAGGGACGGACCCTTTATGGGTTCGGTGGTTGA
- the LOC127585788 gene encoding histone H2B type 1-A-like, with protein sequence MPTAVAVSTSTTAVSSKGAISKKGSKKTAMKMSRKGDKKHRKSRKESYSIYIYKVLKQVHPDTGISSKAMSVINSFVNDIFERIASEASRLAHYTRRQTISSREIQSAVRLLLPGELAKHAVSEGTKAVTKYTSSK encoded by the coding sequence ATGCCGACCGCCGTTGCTGTTTCCACCAGCACCacggcagtgagttccaagggCGCCATCTCAAAGAAAGGCTCGAAGAAAACCGCTATGAAAATGAGCAGGAAAGGCGACAAGAAGCACAGGAAGAGCAGGAAGGAGAGCTATAGCATCTACATCTACAAAGTGCTGAAGCAGGTCCACCCGGACACGGGCATCTCCTCCAAGGCCATGAGTGTCATCAACTCGTTCGTCAACGACATCTTCGAGCGCATCGCCTCCGAGGCTTCCCGTCTGGCGCACTACACCCGCCGCCAGACCATCTCCTCCCGGGAGATCCAGAGCGCCGTCCGCCTCCTGCTGCCCGGGGAGCTGGCCAAACACGCCGTGTCGGAAGGCACAAAAGCGGTCACCAAGTATACCAGCTCCAAGTAA
- the LOC127585789 gene encoding histone H2A-like, whose product MSGRGKTGGKGRAKAKTRSSRAGLQFPVGRIHRLLRKGHYAERVGAGAPVYLAAVLEYLTAEILELAGNAARDNKKTRIIPRHLQLAIRNDEELNKLLGGVTIAQGGVLPNIQAVLLPKKTGHPSKVYT is encoded by the coding sequence ATGTCGGGTCGTGGGAAGACGGGAGGAAAGGGTCGGGCTAAGGCGAAGACTCGCTCCTCTCGGGCTGGTTTGCAGTTTCCTGTGGGGCGCATCCACCGGCTCTTACGGAAGGGTCACTATGCTGAGCGGGTTGGTGCTGGTGCTCCGGTCTATTTGGCGGCGGTGCTCGAGTACCTGACGGCTGAGATCCTGGAGCTGGCGGGCAATGCGGCCCGCGACAACAAGAAGACCAGGATCATCCCCCGCCACCTGCAGCTCGCCATCCGCAACGATGAGGAGCTCAACAAGCTGCTGGGTGGGGTCACCATTGCCCAGGGCGGCGTCCTGCCCAACATCCAGGCTGTGCTACTGCCCAAGAAAACGGGCCACCCCAGCAAAGTTTATACTTAA